In a single window of the Limnochorda sp. L945t genome:
- a CDS encoding YaaR family protein — protein sequence MESARIEGLPRRRRPTQIGRPRAGSTARTASGERPAGVFRTELADADRRRRRQEMEQALREVDRCAGELRRSPGEATVFAYRQAVRRLLELALAGTYRVDRRVAVDGRGQRRLHAVIQEVDAALDRLVRDVLARQQPALALAARLDDIRGLLLDLVR from the coding sequence ATGGAAAGCGCACGGATCGAGGGGCTTCCCCGGCGGCGCCGCCCCACTCAGATAGGCCGGCCCCGGGCCGGCTCGACGGCCAGGACCGCGAGCGGCGAGCGGCCGGCCGGCGTCTTCCGGACGGAGCTGGCCGATGCCGACCGGCGTCGCCGGCGGCAGGAGATGGAGCAGGCGCTGCGCGAGGTGGACCGGTGCGCGGGAGAGCTGCGCCGCTCGCCCGGCGAGGCGACCGTCTTCGCGTATCGCCAGGCCGTGCGGCGCCTGCTCGAGCTCGCCCTTGCCGGCACGTACCGGGTCGACCGGCGGGTCGCGGTGGACGGGCGGGGGCAGCGGCGTCTGCATGCCGTGATCCAGGAGGTGGATGCAGCGCTCGACCGGCTCGTCCGGGACGTCCTGGCGCGCCAACAGCCCGCTCTGGCGCTGGCGGCCCGGCTCGACGACATCCGGGGGCTGCTGCTCGACCTTGTCCGCTGA